The genomic stretch TATGCACAATAATAATCCAATCTGCGTTACAGGATACAAAAGACAGAAACAGCCTTCGCATTCAGTTGTGCATGGATAACTTAACATCCCTTGATCCTCAATAAACAGCCACCTCAATGTGCCACATCACCCATAAACGCACAGCACTCTGTTCTCATAACCCTCGTGGAATTCCCCAGCCCACCACCAACATAAGGGACATTACACACAAAATCTTTCATTGTCAAATGAAAACTGACCTGAAATCTCTAAAAACAAGGCACCTGAAGTAGTTCAGTACCACAGAAATCATTTTCTCTTCAGAGGAGTTTATATAAAATGGTTATTTCAGAAGTTCAGCTTTCCAAAAATGAAGCATTTTTTCAGAATAATTTAAACATCACTTATTCTCAGCTATCCCATTTCTCACTGAAATATCCAAAATACTTACACAATTTCCAATTTAAAACCATGTGAAAATCAAATCCAAAGTTTCTCACTAATTCTTTTAAGTCAGATTGGATTTCAAAAAGCAGCAAGCTACCTTTAGGAATTTCCCTTTCCAGACTGAACTCATCactaaaaatcacattttcagaaccatttcaaatcattttttttaattattactcaCCTCCTCTTTCAGAAGGTAATTTATCATTACATCCCAGGAAACTTTCATTTTGTTCTCCATTTCCTTTGTTCCTTTACACATTCTGAAGAGTGTGCAGCATTATTTCATTGGCGAATGGTCAAGTAAGTAACTATGAGTCCTCCAGAAAAGGAAGGCCAAATTGAGAATAATTTATATAtctctatatttttttaaagtatctgtaagaaaatccaaaaatgaaatcattgcttatttttttttccgaATTTCTTGTTATCACCCAAATGTTGGGTGACAGGaacacttctatttttcttctgtttaagtcagttttttccaaaaaaaaaaaatcaatgaaaaatattttttaaaaagtcatctgaaaggcagtgtaacattgacagagggagagaggcagagacagatctcccatccactggctcactcctcaaatgcccccaACCAGCCGCGACTGCTGGAGGAGGAGCCCGGAACTCTATCCGGGGCTCTTACCTAGCTGGTAGGGATCCAGGCACCTGAGCCATTGCCTTCTCCTTCAGGGTACACGTTAGCAGAGAGCCAGACCACAACAggacagccaggaatgccaacgggtcactcagatgtgggatgcaggtgaccCAAGCAGCGCCTTTACAGCgtcaccacagtgccagtcccaatgAAAGCCACTTTCTAGTTTGTCAGCAACTGTCTAGCTACAATCGGGAAGCACTACTAACTCCTTAGCTCTTCACCTGACTGGTCTCCCTGTATCTCCAATTAAGTAAGTTACATCCTGGTTAGAACAATAAAGCCAACACACACGCTAAAAAAAGTCCTTGAAAGTAAACATACATGGTAGAAAATAAAGGTCAATTGTTTGCTCTTGGAGTATGCTTAGAAAGGAGCAGACATAATACTTTCATTGTTtcgggccggcggcgtggcctagcggctaaagtcctcgccttgaacgccccgggatcccatatgggcgccggttctaatccaaaaaaaaaaaaaaaaaaaaaatactttcattgtTTCTTGCACTGTGTGACCCAGAACAAgtcaattgattcactcctgCCTTGTTTGCACACCTGTAAAGATAATAATAGTACCATCTCACAGGAATGATCCAGTGCTAATAATGGAAAATTTCTGGATGTTTGTGATAATTTCATCCTTTGATTATTTGTATTTAAGCCAAGAGATTTTTCTCGAACAACAACAGCAGATACCTCAGGAGTAATATTAATTTTAGCCAAATGTAAAGTGATCTTTACAGTGCCCAAACCGAAGAAATCCcactgaaaattaatttttattctctCAGCATTGGGCTGTAGTTGGAAGAAAGCCACAGTTGCATACTTTACTCCTCTCCCCCAACCACAACAATATCTTCTCCACAGGGTTGCTTTAAGAATCAAATGAGGAAATGTCTGTAACGCTTTTATCAAGGACTTAAGAATTTAGCGTTCCAAAAAAATGGTAATTACTGAAATAggattcaccaaaaaaaaaaaaaaaattcaaacatccCTCACTGCACGGATGAACAGCAGTTAATAACCTCTTAAAGTACAGAACACGAGGTAAAATCCCAGAAGAGATGTTGAAACAGCTGCGGAACAATACCCCAGCAGTCCAATCTGCATTTTTTATTCCCATTTCTTGATTTCACCACACAAGCTTTAACCTCAGGGCAAGCGGTCGATCTGCTCATGCGCACTCACCCCTCCCAAACACAGGGGCGGATTCTACTTGTGCGCCTGCGTCGTGACCTAGGCTCGGCGCATGCGCCGCGCGGTACGGCTGGATTGAAAGCCATGGCGTGGGTTCCTGCTGCGGAGTCCGCCGTGGAGGATTTGATGCCCCGGCTCTTGCCGGTGGAACCCTGCGACTTGACGGAAGATTTCGATCCCTCGGTGCCCCCGAGGACGCCCCAGGAGTACCTGCGGCGGGTCCAGTGAGTGCCTTGGCCCTGCGCGGCTCCCGCCTCCGTCCCTGTCCCTTAGGGTCCTCCAGAGCCATCCCGGTTAGGTCCCAAGTGGCTAGTTTCCTTTTAACTTGATTGCAGACACGAAGATGTGTGTTCTTGGGTTTCTTTGCTTTTCGTCCAGATCACTTGGGGCATTCCGTGCTTAATGCCCCACTTGGAACTCAGACTGGCTTTTCTGATTTCATGATGAACTGTGGGTGTGGATCACATGGACGGACCACAATAGTAAATGTCTTTGCATTTATTGCTTATTTGTAGGATCGAAGCAGCGCAGTGCCCAGATGTTGTGGTAGCTCAGATTGACCCAAAGAAGTTGAAAAGGAAGCAAAGTGTGAATGTTTCTGTGAGTTTTTATAATCAAATGGGAATATCcctcatacaccacacacacagcctttaaATAAGTTTCTtagttaaaacaattttaaaaattaattaaatttcttATGGTATCCTCTGTTCTTAAGGAACTTTTTTCGGGTTCCATTTTTCTAATTATTCCACTAGTGGTTAGAGTGTAATTTATGTGTtctgagtttgattttttttgtttttaacttttgaatTCAATGCATAGCTTTTTCGCATTATGTACATTGCCATgatttctctcccccccccccttttttttttcttaattctttgactgtaaaagcagacttacagagataaggaaagacaggtcttccatctgctgtttcgcttcccaagtgactgctggGGCTTAGCCAATCCGAGGgcaagagccaggtgcttcctgcatgtcttctgtgtgggtggaggaacacaaggctttgggccatccctgctggcttttccaagccacaagctgggagctaggtgGGAACTGCAGTAGCAGGAATAGGAgctggagcccgtatgggatgcagggtctcaggcagaggattacgcCGCTATGCCATTGTGACAccctggtttttgcttttttaagaatAGAAAACTAATCTCTTAACTGTTTTATAATTGCTTATACACTTTggacttttttccccctaatttacCCAGCAAGTAAGAGCAATAAAGCggttattttaatttaaagatttatttatttttattggaaagtcagatttacagagagaaggggagacagagagaaagatcttccatccactgattcattcctcaaataacaGCAAcacctgaagctgagctgatctgaagccaggagccaggaacttcctccacataGAAGTTTCTCCACAAGGAGTTTtttacacatgggtgcagggtcccaagactttgggccgtcctcaactgctttcccaggccacaggcaggaagctaggagggaagtagagcagctgggatatgaaccagtatccatatgggatcacagcacgcgcaaggcgaggactttagccattaggctactgcccCGGGTCCAAAGCTGGTTATTTTATTAAGTGACTAGGTTGTACCAGGTACTGGGACTATAATACAGGAACAGATAAGGTTTCAACCCTGACAGAACTTACATTCTCCTGAAGAAGTCAGAGTACACAAACACAAAATTAAGATTATATATTGCAAACATTGCTGTGAAAACATAAACATTGAAAATATTCAGCTTAGGATACGCATATcagaatcctggctactctgcttttgatccagcttcctgggatgtccctgggaagcagcagttaatgacccaggtgcttgagttcccgacacccacctgggagatttgGATACGACTCCTGTTCCATCTGTTGAGAAGCCAGCCAGGAGCCGATATTATGGCACTGCAACTTAAGtggctgtctgcagtgctggcatcgtagcacatcaagtcccagctgctccaattcctgtccagctccctggcgGTGAGGGTGACCCTGGCGCTTGGGCCCCTCCTGCCTGGCTACCAGCTTCGGcatagcccagctctggccattacagccatttttttttttttttggtcttaatTGTTGTTCATCTTAATGTCACATTTACTGTGCAGAGGCATGGGTTCTAGTTAAAGCACTAACATTGAATCTAACATCTTTTAAACTGATCTCTAGCTTTCAGGGTGCCAGCCTGCACCTGAAGGTTACTCTCCTACACTTCAGTGGCAACAGCAACAAGTGTCACAGTTTTCAAGTGTTCGTTGGGTAAGTGTCACATTTATCAGATTCATTTCTTAGACTATAATTGTAAAACTAAGATTTGTGATTCtgaaatatgcaaaatatttagGCATGCATTGCCAACTCAGTACTATATAACGCATAGTGTGAAACATACTTGCCAAGTTTTAGGAAGGTTactaattttttcttcctttagagTGTGAACAAACATAGAAGTCACTGGAAGTCGCAGCAGTTGGATAGTAATGTGACCATGGTATGTAATCTCAATTTATGAACTATTTGATAGTCCCTATTTACTTACAGTTTTTAAAGGTTCACTTTCTTAGTACATATTATTTTTTGTCTCTTCTATATACCACTCTTAGTAATACACTCAGTAGTTAAAGTGTTAGTTTCTTAACAGTTTTAATCTATAATTGTTTGCAGGATTTAGATGGGTAACTGGTTAGCCTTTGCaaatcctttttttatttttagatttttatcagaaaggcaaatcagattttacagagagaaggataaagagACAGACAGTTCCTCCTtacgctggttcgctccccaggaAGCCGccatagctgaagctgagccgatccaatgccaggagccaggagcttcttctggtctccccatgggtgcagggtcccaaggctttgggccattctctactactttcccaggccccaggcagggagctgaatgggaagtgcagtagccgggacacgaactgatgtccatataggtttccagtgtgtacaaggcaaagactttagcagctgagctgttgtgctgggccctgctaaTTCTTAGTTCCTTCTGGATGTTTACATTTTAGGAGATAAGTACACTTTCATAATTTATAAAAGATTGAACTGGGGAGCAGGTATTGAGACTAATGGTTAAGACACCATTTAATATGCCTGCCTCCCCTGTCACAGTACTTGGGGTGAAGTCCTAGCTCTATTCCCATTTCTATCCCCTTGTTAATGCAGCCCCTGTGAGACTTTCTTATGGCTGAATGGATGGGTCTCTGCTAACCATCTAGGAGACCAGTGGAGTTCcctgctccaggcttcagtctggcttagcattgtcttttttttttttttaaagatttttttttttttattacaaagtcagatatacagggaggatgagagatagagaggaagtggagctgctgggattagaaccagcgcccatatgggatcccggtgtgtttaaggcgaggaccttagccactaggccacgctgccgggcccctagcATTGTCTTATGaggaaatttggggaatgaaccagctgatgagagctctgtttctgtctttgtttctctctatgcatgtgtgtctatctacatatcaaataaataataaaagcaaatttcAAAACTTGTTGAATTTTCCTGATGAGTTAATGGTGTCATACAGGAAACCCATACATACATTTTTAGCCTGTGGTATCTATTTCATAATAAAGGGACATATCAGTGAAGTATGTCAGGCACACAACAGATTTGTATTTCTTGCATTTCATCAGCTTAGAGATAATTTTAACTTCTTCACTACGTGTGTTAAATCCAGAGtcctgaataaaaaaaattcGGAGAGTGACTAACACTGTAGTATAGCAAGTCAAGCAGCTTGTTATAACACCAGCATCCTCTAtcagggtgctgcttcaagtcccagctgctccacttccaatccatcttcctgctgatgcacttcagaaagcaacaagtgatggctcaggtacttgggcccttcCCACCTACATCCTAACACAGTTAAGTCATTCACCGTCTATCACTCTAGTAGATTATTGCAGTTATAAATGTAATCATTAGGGCCAACATCATGGCTCAATTCACTGATCAGCTgcctgcacatgctggcatcacatttgGATCCTGGTTGATGTCCCAGTtgtccacttctcatccagctccctgtttgtggcctgggaaagcagtagaggatggtctgaagccttggaatgctgcacctacaagggagaccaaaagaagttcctgaatcATGGCtgcaaattggttcagctctgcctgttgcagccatttaggaagtaaaccagtggagggaggctctgtctctgtttctcctctctaaaatctgatctgcctttccaataaaaataaataaatctttttaaaaaatgtaaacaggaccaggcatggtagcctagcagctgaagtcgtCAGCTTGCGCGCtttgcgatcccatatgggtgccagttatattCCCGGCAGCCCcttttcccacccagctccctgcttgtggcctgggaaagcaatgaggacggcccaaaaccttgggaccctgcacccacatgggagacctggaagaggctccgggctcctaccttcagatcggcacagtttcagcatgcagccactttggagtaaatcattggatggaagatcttcctctctgtctcttttcctctctgtatatctgcctttccaataaaaataaacaaatcttttaaagaaaaagtaagcATTAAATTTAAATGGAAACTTTAAGAATACTTGCTGATGATGCtaatataaacaaacattttGATTGATTTATGTGCTTATCAAGCACttactgtgtatttttaaaaaggtttatttactggaaaggcagaatgacagggtcagtgggagggacaaagagagaccTGTGTGTAACCtcatttcccacatggttgcattAGCCAGAAATGGACCAGGTACTCTGTTAAGATGTCCTGCATAGGTTGcagaagcccaagtgcttggtcgtCTGTCATTatccactggcttcccagggcGAGGCAAGAAACTgcatcagaagcaaagtagctgaGCCATGAAGTGGCATTCCAATGTAGAATGCAATATCCACATATACTaccccatactgatttccatcttttttcttttaactgtttatttttccaaaagcAGAGTTTCTCtatagaaagaaagggagagaaagagatcttccatccactgtttcactgctcaaatggccacaacagttggtgctgagccaggctgaagcaaggaaccaggagcttcagcttggtctcccacatggctacagacGCCCagggagttgggccatcttctactgctttccccaagaGGAGTAGcagattggattggaagtggtgcaactgagacttgaacttgatccatgtgggatactggcattgcagacagcagcttaactcattaggccacaataccagcccaccCTCTTTACCCCCAGTTTCCATCTTTATCATCCTTTTTGGACATACACTTTCTTGTTAGTGTCCATGAAAATCTGATCCACATATATCATGATCATCTAAGCTCTGTAATTCCAAGTGCTGTCATAGAAGACCACATGGCTTAAACAGAAATgtgcaaggacttgggacatccatTTGATTTTAAgcaagcacattggcagggagctgaatagaaactggagcagccaggacccaaaccagtgtCCCTATGGGGTGCTGGTACAGCAGGAGGCACctttacccactgtgtcacaggaTCAGCTCCTCTGATTGCTTCTTTAAAAACCGTAAGTTCAAATACGGACAGTCACATTCTGAGGTATTGGTGGCCAGGACCTCAACATGCAAATTTTGGAGACAGACAGTTTTACCCATAACTGACAGTGTATATTTATGTTGTAGTGGTAGGGATATAAGggatcctttttgtttttattgttcagtataaaaataaatacagagaaattattttttttctcttttagccAAAATCTGAAGATGAAGAAGGCTGGAAAAAATTTTGTCTGGGTGAAAGGTTATGTGCTGAAGGAGCCATTGGACCAGCTACAAATGACAGTCCTGGAATTGATTATGTGCAAGTAGGTGACCATGTAGATAAATAAAACAgagcattttcattttgtttcttcagttAGTGTAAATGCAACCTGGGCCAAGTCCAGTCTGTAACCTGTTTGTGTATACTCCATGACGTAAGAGCaaagtttatgtttttaaaaaactgtaaaaaaaaaaaaattacaaacaacATATGAGAGATAATATGTAATGTGAGAAGCCTGAAATACTCCCGGCTGTTTCTGGTGAATATTCATGGTACTCAATTATTTTGTTGATTATAACTTACAAAGTGGCAAAAAAAAGTTTCCGAAACAGTTCATTGCAGATTGACTTGTTATTTCAGGTCTCGGTTCTGGGAGAATTTATGAATTAGATGCAGTGTGTGGAAATGACTAGGCACAGATCAAACAATGAGTAATGACTAGTGAAGAAAACATGACATAAttagaaagatgctttaaaatgTATAATCAGTTGCATATTCTGGAGAGGAAATGTTAATCCGTttagggggccagcactgtggcatgaaGGTGAAGCTGCCACCGTAATAGCAGCAGCCTGCATGAGCAGTGGTttatgtgctggctgctctacttttctctctctctctctctttattttatgatacagttccataggctctgggatttcccttcccacaGAAATTTaccctttattattacaatggtatagtccttcataaacagtcataagtccatcattctgttatttaagtgtatcctgacattgcaagcatggacaatggcagagagtcctgcatcctattgtcaggatatacttaacaCTTCCATTGGGAGACCGTCTTTggtctgggagtagagatgcatactgcattatatcttcacatctggatatgacagtctgtattacacagttactatgcattcccttaagtgaaaagccataaaataaaatgaataccaggaagaaaactagaaattttaCAATaacaagttaaataacatgcttctgaatgaccaatgtgtcattgGAGAAATGCATGTATTCCTGTAAAATCCACTTCAAGGAATCCAGCTGGCAGTTGCTGCTTCGGAAGCTGGCATaccatatcaaagtgccagttcgaagtgcttgagccactgccACCTAGGTGGAAAACTTAAATGGAttttcagtctcctggcttctttctGGACCAGTCTCCaccttgtggccatgtggggagtgagccagtgaatgaaagatgtgactccatttctccttttctctctctctgttactttgcctttcaaatatgtaagtaaataagtctttaaaaaaatgtaaagagcTTCATAAATAAAGGCCCAAGTGCTaactcacacagacacaccaagtaaaaacaacagcaacaacaaactaAAGACATCCCACagaaaggaaatataatttatttttgtttggcataatttttgttttctattgctTAATAGAACTGATATTTTTCAGATGACCATATATTGGCAAAAAATTTATATAGTCACAGATCCTTAGAGAATCTAAATTGGCACTTGCTTATACAACCTGTtattcttttgaataaaaattttttttaaataaagattatttgcttgaaaggcagcatttaaaagaaatggagaaacagtTTCTACACAGATTCAATCCCCAGATCACCCAGCTGAGCCTGGGCCAGAGTAAAGACAGAATCCTGGAGCTCCATCAAGGAGTCCCATCTGGAtggcagggtccaagtacttggatcatcttctacagctttcccaggtgcattagcaggaagcaggataagaagtggagcagccaggacttgcaggaaatgctagtgtcacaggcagcagattAACACATTATGCTGCAACACtggcaaatctctctctttttttaagacttatttattagcAAAGAGTTAgtatagggagagacagagctgtcTTCCAATCAGCTGGTTCGCTGCACAGATGGTACTGAGCTAAGCTGAAGGTGGTAGCCAAAATTTCATCTCCCATGTTTGGTACAGGCCCAATTCCCCAGGCCAACATCTCCCTTCTCTTGctgttagctggaagctgaatgggaagtggagcagccaggactcaaactgggatTCTACCATGGGAAACGTGCACTACAACTGGTAGttaaacccactgcaccacaatatttGATATTACTTTTTCCAaattatatctttttaagattttatactTGTAGAACATTTAAGTTGTTAAAATAatacttgattttaaaatttgcatctgaatttgaaaatgattttttgtaTTATCAGTGCCTTTATGATAGCAATTAAGGAGTTTTCTTTTACATTCTTTGTTTCTGAACAACAGTGTTGTAAGAACTTCAtcaatttataaaatttatatcaATTTATAAAAACATCTTCAAAAAATCAATTTATCACTTTCAAAAAAGTGAAACTCCTTTTTGTAACGCATTTAGTAAATTTCACTCTCATCTTTTCTTTCAGGTTGGTTTTCCTCCCTTACTGAGTATTGTTAGCAGAATGAATCAGGTAAAGTCTACTACTGTGTATATGTGCATTCTTTTGTTTCCAATGTAGGAGAAAGTATTTGGGTACATTTACTGACTACTTAGAATGTGCGAGACCTGTCCTAAGCTCTcccatggttctttttttttttttttttttttttaagatttattttatttttattacaaagtcagatatactgaaaggaggatagatagagaggaagtggagctgccgggattagaaccagcagccatatgggatcaaggtgaggaccttagccactaggccacgctgccgagccccatggTTCTTGTGTAATCCTATCTACAGCCTTGTGTCAGGAGTTAAtactgtcttgtttttttttgaaggatGAAAAGTAAAATTTGAGGCTGAGTGATCCCAGGTGATTTTCATGGCATAGTTGGAAGTGCTGGGACTCAGCATCCAAGCAGATCTAACCTCAGAACTAATGCTGTTAATCACATGCTGAAGCATTGTGTGTCTTTCGTTCTTAATCTTAgatcctgggacttgaactaaatAGTAAGGTTAGATTACTGTTTATATATCTGGGtatcttccacttttttttttggattgaAAGAATGGAATTTCTTGGATCAAAAGGAGAGAAATAGGAAGTCTAGCTATTCTCTTACATAtctcactttttttaagattcattttttaaaaaaaggtttatttttctactagaaagtcatatatacagagaggaggagagacagagaggaagatcttccatccgttgatttattccccaagcaaccacaaaggccagagctaagcccatccgaagctaggagcccagagcctcttccagatctcccacgtgggtgcagggtcccaaggctttgggccgtcctcgactgccagcccccaaaataattttatttttgtagataTTACAGAGGATGGTTTTCTTTTAGAGTTTGGTAAATGCTATATAGCTGTGAAACAAgtctttctagattttttttccttccaatttGTACTTTAATTTAGCTTGACTTGAGAAATGGACTAAAGGTATAGACTCCTTTTTGAAGTAGCTTGTAAAGTTTTTCAAACTATGCTAGTAGTTACAAACTAAATCCCAATATTTTAGTCAAGGCATTCATTGATAGTTGAGAGGGtaattgttttcttaaaagcCTGTTCCTGGGGGCCTGGCGCattggcctaatggctaaagttctagcGTTGGAactggcaggatcccatatgagcgccagttctaatcccagcatctctgtttcccatccagctccctgcttgtgggaaagctgCTATCATGGGACCCTGCtatcatgtgggagacgcagaagaggctcctggctcctggcttcagattggcacagttgcggccacttggggagcaaatcatcagatggatgatctctctctctgtctctccttctctctgtaaatctacctttccaataaaaataaatgagtctttaaaaattttgttaaaaGCCCATTCCCATTGGTGAATCATCTGCACTTGATCTTATCCCAAAGTCCGAGAAACAATGTTGGTGAGTTTCTTAACCAGATTATTAAAAGTCACAGTTTTCTTTGGAAATCTGAGGAATGGGACTATCTTCAATGTTGTTTTCTAACTAAACTTAACAGAACTCCTGTTGAATTGTCATTGTTTTATGACTAATCTAATTTTTCTGCCTCTTCCACCCACCTCCCCCTTCTTTTTAGGCAACAGTAACTAGTGTCTTGGAATATCTGACTAATTGGTTTGGAGAAAGGGACTTTACTCCAGAATTGGTAGGATTatatctttattttcttaaaatatatgaaatgtgaCTGTACAGaatttgtgtatgtacatatatatataagtagcCCTGTGCCACAGTGGTAGTGTTGGACGAGAAGGACTGCCCAACAATGGTGGTCCCCTTAGGTTATGTTGCCTAGTGTTGTTGAGGGCATCTTAGTTTTCTCTTTGTGATACACATAAAATGATGATGCTTTTCTCAGGGAGTGGCCCTGTCCTTAAGTGATACATGGCAGTATAGCTATAATATGAAAAATCCTTGTTTGTGGTACAATAAGGAATTTACACCAGAGTATATGATTCAAAATACAGCTTTCTTCATTGACAAAGTCTTGCTTCATTGGGGCTGGGAATTTAAAAACTCAACTGAAGAGTTCATTTATATCATTGTACAAGCTAC from Ochotona princeps isolate mOchPri1 chromosome 6, mOchPri1.hap1, whole genome shotgun sequence encodes the following:
- the GEMIN2 gene encoding gem-associated protein 2 isoform X2 encodes the protein MAWVPAAESAVEDLMPRLLPVEPCDLTEDFDPSVPPRTPQEYLRRVQIEAAQCPDVVVAQIDPKKLKRKQSVNVSLSGCQPAPEGYSPTLQWQQQQVSQFSSVRWSVNKHRSHWKSQQLDSNVTMPKSEDEEGWKKFCLGERLCAEGAIGPATNDSPGIDYVQVGFPPLLSIVSRMNQATVTSVLEYLTNWFGERDFTPELGRWLYALLACLEKPLLPEAHSLIRQLARRCSEVRLLVIF
- the GEMIN2 gene encoding gem-associated protein 2 isoform X1; translated protein: MAWVPAAESAVEDLMPRLLPVEPCDLTEDFDPSVPPRTPQEYLRRVQIEAAQCPDVVVAQIDPKKLKRKQSVNVSLSGCQPAPEGYSPTLQWQQQQVSQFSSVRWSVNKHRSHWKSQQLDSNVTMPKSEDEEGWKKFCLGERLCAEGAIGPATNDSPGIDYVQVGFPPLLSIVSRMNQATVTSVLEYLTNWFGERDFTPELGRWLYALLACLEKPLLPEAHSLIRQLARRCSEVRLLVDNKDDERVPALNLLICLVSRYFDQRDLADEPS
- the GEMIN2 gene encoding gem-associated protein 2 isoform X3, with the protein product MAWVPAAESAVEDLMPRLLPVEPCDLTEDFDPSVPPRTPQEYLRRVQIEAAQCPDVVVAQIDPKKLKRKQSVNVSLSGCQPAPEGYSPTLQWQQQQVSQFSSVRWSVNKHRSHWKSQQLDSNVTMVGFPPLLSIVSRMNQATVTSVLEYLTNWFGERDFTPELGRWLYALLACLEKPLLPEAHSLIRQLARRCSEVRLLVDNKDDERVPALNLLICLVSRYFDQRDLADEPS